In the Armatimonas rosea genome, CCGCGCTGAAGGCCCCGACCGCAAGCCCCATCTGCATCAAGCGCCAGCTCCCGCGCTCGCTCATCCGGCCGTACATCGGGCTGGACTCGGGGAGCCAGCTCGTGCCGGAGCCCTCGCGGCTCATGCTCCAGGGGCCGAGAGTGCCCGGCATCTCCAGCTCCATGAGCTGCTCAAAGAGCATGTCGGGTGTCAGGTTGTCATAGCGCCCGTTGCCCGCCTTGATGCCCTCCAGGCAGGTCTTGCAGACGCCTTTTTTCTCAAAGAGATTCGCCGCGCAGCCGCAGTTGCCTTCGAGAGCGCACTCCGCGCAGCCGCCCTTGATGCAGCAGGCAAAGCGCCCCTCCTCGGCGAGGATGCGCTTAGCGGCGAGGAGCCCCGCTTCGTAGCCCTTGAGGTCGCCTTTTTTCTTGGCATCCAGCGCCTGCTTCAAGATCGGAGTGGCCTTGCTGGGGCCCTTCTTTGCGCCCTTGGGCGGGTGCGCGAGGGCGGGTGCGACAAGGGCGAGGGCGAGGAGTAGGGTAAAGAGCGGTCTCACTTGGCACCGCCGATCTTCAGGACAAAGGGAATCGTGACGACCTTACCTGCGCGCTGGAACTGCCCCCAGGCCTTGTAGAGCCCCGGCTTGGGGAAGCGGGCGTTGAAGAGAACATTGCCCTTGCGCGACTGCGCAAGGCCGGCCTCGTCCTCGGCGGGGTGGCTATGGACCACGGTCTGGCCGTCCTGGTGGATGATCATCAGGTGCCCAAAGGCCCCCAGATACGGCTCCAGATCGGTGACGGGCTGACCCGAGCTGGCATCGGTGAGCAGGAAGGCAAGGCTGGTGCTGCGGCCCACGGGAATGGGGTTTGTCGCGCTGAAGCTTGCGGTGATGCCGTCCACGGTGTTTTTTGTCGCCGAGGGGACCAGCGCGACCGGCTTAGGAGCCGCACCGCTGACCTTGAGGCTCGTCCCCAGGATCTGCGAGCCCGCACCGCGCGGGGCCACATCGGCGTAGACTCGGTACTCGCCGCCGCTGGGAAAGACCTGGGAGATCGTGAAGGTGCCGTCGGGCTGGGCCTCGGGGTGCTCGTGGGCGAACCAGGAGAGGTCGCGGCTTGCCAGGAGCAGGTGGAAGACCTTGGTGTGGGCGATATCGAAGTCTTTTACCACCGCCTTGGTCTTGGTGTCTCGGATCGTGAAGCGCAGCTCCACCGGCTTGCCTGCCTCGGCGCTGCCGACACTCTTGAGCTCCACAAAGTACGGCTTGGGAGCGGGCTTCTTTCCCTGGCGCGCCTCGGCGTCCTGGACATCGACCAGGAAGCGCGCCGTGAGGGGCTTGCTCTCGCCGGGGATCGTGAGGCTCAGCGCGATCTGGTACTGCCCGCCGTGGGGGAAGTAGCACTCCAGGCCGTAGTCGCCGGGGACCCCTTCGGTGTGGATCTTGGGGCTCTGGGCGGGCATGCCGGCCATCTCGGGCATGGTGACGATGGCCTTGGCCTGTACCCGCGTGACCCCGGTGGCACCGGAGACGGGGTCGAGCTTGCTTGTATCTAGCAGGCGGAACTCGATATCGAGCTGCTCCCCGGCAAAGATTCCCTCTGCGGGGACACGCAGGGTAAGGCTGTACTTCCCCAGGGTTTTCTGGAGGCCAGCCGGTGCCGGGGCTACCTGCGCGAGAGTGGGGCGTGGCGCGCTGAGAAGGGCGACCAGAGCAAGGGTACCAAGGGCTAGACGGTGTGTGGTTAACATGATTTTCTCTTCCTAAACGAGTCAGCACGGGGGGGGGCGTGCAAGCGACGAAACGTGGCAAGGCTTAGGAAAAGACGGGAGGGGCGCGTAGGGCCGCAAAGGGCAGCGGCGGGCCGCGGGGAGCCGAGCGCTCCAGGGCGAGAGAGGCGCGGCAAATCGTCACCTGAGCGGGCGCGGAGAGTGACGGGGGCATGGTGCCCAGTACAAAAACGGGGCTCTGTGTCGCGGTCGTTGCCTCAGGCAGGTGCGGGGGGGCGGGGGCAGGCTGCAGCTTGCAGCAGCAGGGGGCGGAGATTGCCGCGCCCGGGGCTGTTGCCTTTTGGGCACAACAAGCGCGGCCCTCTGCCTTCTGGCGCGCCGCCCGCATGGGGCAAGCGCTCGTCTGCGACGAAACCTGGCAAGCGAGCACGAGCCGGGCCGGAGCCAGGAAGGTCGTCATCAAGGCGAAGACGAGAAGGAGTATCGTGTGCTTGCGAGACATGGTTCTCTCTTGGAGTATACCCCTGCTGGGTATTTTTTGCACTTGATTTTTATACCCGGTGGGGGTATATTGCCCTTTATGGAACCCCAGGGAGACGCTCGTCGTAAGCTTAAGCAGCGCCTAAACCGCATCGCCGGACAGGTGGCGGGGATTCAGCGCATGGTGGACGAGGACCGCTACTGCGTGGATATCCTCACCCAGATCGCTGCCGTCCGCTCCGCCCTGGATAGTGTCGGGGTTGAGCTCCTCACCGAGCATGTCAGCTCCTGTGTGATCGGGCACGGCACCGAGAGCGAGCACGAGTGCGCCAAGCCCATGACCCAAGAGCAGCTGGTCGAGGAAGTGAAGACAGTCCTTGGCCGGTTCCTGAAATAGAGAAAGAGAGAACAGAACATGAAGATAACGACCTTTACCGCCCCGGAGATCGAGTGCCAGGGCTGCGCCAGTGCCATCAAGAAGTCCGTGGGGGCTATCGCGGGAGTCAGCGAGGTCCAGGTGGACGTGGATGCCAAGCGTGTCACGATCCAGCACGAGGACGCCACTCCGGTGAGCGCGATCACCGCTGCCGTGGAAAAAGCCGGCTTCTCCGCCTTGGAGGCCTGAGAGCCGGGATAACGCTGAGGCCCGGACAACGAGTGTCCGGGCTTGAGAGGGCGACGGCTGCCTTCGCAGCCAACAAATACGAAACGCAGCCAACCACACTTACTGCTCGCGAAGGCGAGCGTCGCCCTCTTAAGCCCGAGGACTTGTTCCTCGGGCAAAACGTTCTACGAGCCCTCTGAGAAAGAAAGACAATGACTGCCAGCGCGGAAGAAACGGTAGACCTCGCCATCCAGGGGATGTCGTGCGCGGCCTGCGCTCGGCGGATCGAGCGGCAGCTCACGCGGGCGGAGGGGGTGCAGGAGGCACAGGTCAACTACGCCACGCACCGGGCGCGGGTGAGCTTCGATCCCACGGCGTCCTCGCTCCCGGCCCTGATCGGTATTGTCGTGGACACCGGCTATGGGGCGTCCCTGCTCCAGCGCCCCGAGGCTGCCCTTGAGGCGGAAGAGAAGGCGCGTGCCGAGGAGCTCAAAGACCTCACCCGCCGCTTTGCTGTCTCCGTGAGCCTCACGGTTCCGCTCCTGACCCTGGCGATGGCACATGGCAGGATCGCGTTTGCCGGGATGAATCTCGTGCAGCTACTCTTGGCGGCACCGGTGCTTGCCTACGGCGGAGCGCACTTTTTCCGTGGGGCCTGGAAGGCGCTCCGAAGCCGCAGCTCGGACATGAACTCGCTCGTCGCGCTGGGCTCGGGGGCGGCCTTTGGCTACTCCGTGCTGGCGACCCTCTTCCCCGCCGCGTTTCAGCCGTCGGGCCACGCCCACCATGCCGCCATGCCCGCGGTCTACTTTGAGGCGGCGGCGGCGATCATCACCTTCCTCCTCCTGGGCAGGCTCTTAGAGGCGCGCGCCAAGGGCAAGACCGGTGAGGCGATCAAGAAGCTACTGGGCCTCCAGCCCAAGACCGCCCGCGTGCTTCGTGAGGGCAACGAGCTGGAGATTCCCATCGAGGCCGTGGCCAAGGGAGAGCTCGTGCTCGTGCGACCCGGCGAGAAGATCCCTGTCGATGGCGTTGTCGAGGGAGGCGCGTCCTCGGTGGACGAGTCGATGCTAACGGGCGAGAGCCTGCCGGTTGCCAAAGCGCGAGGCGATGAGGTCTTTGGGGCGACCCTGAACACGACTGGCTCTCTCCAGGTGAGAGCGACCCATGTCGGGCTGGACACGGCCATCGCCCAGATCGTCAAGCTGGTGCAGGATGCCCAGGGCTCCCGTGCGCCTATCGCCCGCCTCGCCGATACTGTGAGTGGGTACTTCACCCCGGTTGTCTTGACGATCGCTGTGCTGACCTTTGTGCTCTGGTTCTGGCTCGCCCCCGCGGAGACGCGCCTCACCCTGGCCTTTGTCAATGCGGTCTCCGTCCTGGTGATCGCCTGCCCCTGCGCGCTTGGGCTCGCCACTCCCACCGCGATCCTGGTGGGCACGGGCAAGGGAGCGCAGCTAGGCATCTTGATCAAGGGCGGCGCGGCGCTGGAGCAGGCCCACAAGCTGACCACGGTTGTCTTGGACAAGACCGGCACGGTGACGGAGGGGAAGCCCGCTCTGACCAACCTGACTGCCTTTGCGCTGCCCGAAGACGATATCCTGCGGCTTATTGCGGCGGTCGAGGCCCTGAGCGAGCACCCGCTCGCGGCTGCAATCGTGGGTGCCGCTAAGGCGCGAGGCCTGACGATTCCCCCCGCGGAGGCATTTGAGGCCGTTCCAGGGCGGGGTGTCCGGGCGCAGGTCGAGGGCCAGGTGGTGCTGATCGGGAACCAGGCGTTTCTTGCGGAGCAGGGGATCGCCACGGATGCCACCCACACCGAGGCAGAGCGCCTCGCCACGGAGGGCAAGACCCCGATCTTTGTCGCTGTCTCGGGGACGCTCGCCGCGGTCTTGGCGGTTGCGGACCCGATCAAGCCGACCTCCCAGGACGCGATCGCCCGGCTGAAGCGGCTTGGGCTTGAGGTGGTCTTGCTGACCGGGGACAACAAAAAGACCGCGGAGGCGGTCGCCGCGCAGGTTGGGATCACCCGGGTGGTCGCCGAGGTGCTCCCCGAGGGGAAAGTGGCGGAGCTCAAGCGACTCCAAGGGATGGGACAGATCGTGGGAATGGTCGGGGATGGGATCAACGATGCCCCCGCGCTCGCCCAGGCCGATATCGGGATCGCTATCGGGACGGGGACAGATGTGGCGATCGAGGCGTCGGACATTACCCTGATCAAGGGAGACCTCCAGGGGGTGGTAAACGCGATCGCTCTGAGTAAGGCGACGATGACCACGATTAAGCAGAACCTCTTCTGGGCGTTTATCTACAACATGATCGGAATCCCGCTCGCCGCCGGGCTGCTCTACCCGTTCAACGGCTGGTTGCTCTCGCCGATCTTTGCCAGCGCCGCCATGAGCCTCTCGTCGGTCTCGGTGGTGGTCAATAGCCTGCGGCTGAAGAGCTTTAAAGCCTGAGTTTCGTGTACACTGTGTAGCCAAGAAGCCATGCGCCAGACGATCCTTCTCGACGATGACCCGACCGGCACGCAGACTGTCGCGGGGGTGACGGTGCTGACGGAGTGGTCGGTGGAAACCCTGGCACGGGAGCTAGAGCGGGGGAGTGCGGGCTTCTTTGTCCTGACCAACTCCCGCGCCCTGCCCACCGCCGCTGCCTACGCGCTCTACGAAGAGCTCGGGCACAATCTCAAAGCCGCGTCCGCACAGACCCAGACGCCCGTCCGCGTGCTCGCCCGCGGCGACTCGACACTGCGCGGCCACTTCCCCGCCGAGACCGATGCGCTTGACCAAGCGCTCGGGCCGCACGAGCTCACCCTGATTGTCCCCTATTTCGAGGAGGGGGAGCGGCGCACGCGCGATGATGTCCACTACGTGGGAGACACCCCCGCCGCCCAGACCCCCTTTGCTCAGGATGCGGTCTTTGGCTTTCGTAGCTCCAATCTACGCGAGTGGGTGGCAGAGAAGACCGCGGGCCGTGTCCCGGCAGGCTCGGTGGCCTCGCTCTCCCAGGCGACCCTGGAGATCGGAGCCACGGCCACGGCGGAGTTTCTTGCCGCCCTCTTGCCGCGCTCCTACTGCATCGTCAATGCAAACCAGCCCGCGCACGTCCACACGCTCGCCGAGGCGGTGGGCCTGCTGGAAGCCCGTGGCAAGCGTGTCCTCGCCCGCACCGCCGCCTCGTTTGGTGCCGCGTGCCTGGGCCAAGCGAGCGCACCGCTGGCCACGCTCTCAGAGCGCGACACCGGCCCCGGCGGGCTGATAATAGTCGGCTCCCACGTCCCTAAGACCACCGAGCAGCTTGCGTATCTGCAAGCGCATGCGAATTTCGAGGAGTATCACCTCTCCTCCCCTAAAGGCAAGGAGGGGGAGCCCGAGGACGGGGGAGAGAGAGTCGGTGACGAAGTGATGCGCCTGAGCGCCGCCCTTGCTGCGGGGCGTGATGTGCTGATCTACACTCCGCGCACCGTGGTCTCGGGCGATCTGGCGACCAGCGCGGCGTTCTCCCGGCGGCTTGTCGAGCTCGTGAAGAGCCTGACGGTGCGGCCGCGCTGGGTGCTGGCAAAGGGCGGGATCACCAGCTCGGATATCGCCACGCGGGCCCTGGGAGTGAAGCGCGCAGAGGTGGTCGGCCCGATTCTCCCTGGCGTCCCGCTCTGGCGCTTGGGCGACGAGAGCCGCTGGCCGGGGCTGCTCTACGTGGTCTTTCCCGGCAATGTCGGCGGCCCCGATGCCCTCTTCGCGGCGTATGAGCGCCTGCAGGGAGCCCCCCGCAAAGAAAGTCGAGAAACATGAGTACCCTACCGACGAAGACCTTTCAGCCGACCTTTGAGTCGCTCACCACGTTTCAGTGCCCCGAGTGGTTTCGGGACGCAAAGTTTGGAATCTGGGCACACTGGGGCCCCCAAGCGGTTCCGATGTTCGGCGACTGGTACGCCCGGCACCTGTACCACCAAGGTCATAAGCAGTACGAGCACCACCTAAAAACCTATGGTCACCCGTCGGTGTTTGGCTTCAAGGACATTATTCCCCTCTGGAGAGCCGAGCGCTTCGATCCCGAGCGGCTGATGGCACTCTACAAGGCCGCGGGGGCGCGCTACTTTGTGAGCATGGGAGTCCACCACGACAACTTCGATCTCTGGCGCTCGACCCACCAGCCCTGGAACGCAACCGCACAGGGGCCAAAGCGGGATATTGTCGGGGAGTGGCAGGCTGCGGCAAGGCGCCACGGGCTCAAGTTCGGGGTCTCCGAGCACCTTGGGGCGAGCTTTACGTGGTGGCAGGGGAGCCATGGGAGCGACAAGACCGGGCCGCTTGCCGGTGTCCCCTACGACGGAGCAGACCCGCAGTGGCAGGGGCTCTACCACCTTCCCGCGCAGCCGGGCGACACGACCTGGTACAGCACCGACCCACGCTGGGCCCGGCACTGGCTCGCCCGGATCACGGACCTGGTGGACCAGTACAAGCCCGACCTGCTCTACTCCGACGGCGCCCTGCCCTTTGGCGAGGTCGGTCGTACCCTGCTCGCGCATTTTTACAACACCGTCCCCGATGCCGTCTACAACCTCAAGGACTGGACCCACAACCCCGGCCACGGCGAGTACGTGGAGGGAATCGGGGTGCAGGATGTCGAGCGTGGAGGGCTCGCCGCCATCAAGCCTGCTCCCTGGCAGACCGACACATCGATTGGGGACTGGTTCTACAATACGGACTGGAAGGCCAACGACACGGGAACCATGTACCGCTCCGCCAAGTGGGTTCTCCACACCTTGATCGATGTGGTCAGTAAGAACGGCAACCTCCTCCTCAATGTCATCCAGCGCCCCGATGGCTCGCTCGATCCCGAGGTAGAGGCGCTTCTGGCCGAGCTGGCCGCCTGGATGGAGGTCAATGGCCAAGCGATCCATGAGACACGTCCCTGGAGAGTCTACGGCGAGGGCCAGACCCAGACCGAGCCGGGCCACTTTAAGGAGGACTTCGCCTTCACGGCCTCGGACATTCGCTTTACCCAGGCAAAAGACGGCTCCGTGCTCTACGCCCTGGCCTTGGGCTGGCCGGAGAGCAACACGCTTACCCTCAAATCCCTCAGCGGGCATCCTGTAGAGTACGTCGAGCTGCTGGGTTATCCCGGCTCGCTGGCGTTCCAGCAGACCGACCACGGCCTGCAAGTGACGCTTCCCAACGTCCCTCCAAGCCCGATTGCCTGTGTCTTGAAACTACGATGAACACCAAACCTAACTTCGTCTTCTTTCTCACCGACGACCAGCCCTACAATGGCCTGAGCTGCACTGGCAACACGGTCCTCAAGACCCCCCATATCGATCAGCTCGCGGCGGAGGGGGTGCTCTTTGAGAAGGCCTTTGTCACCACCGCGATCTGCTGCTGTAGCCGCGCGAGCCTCTACACCGGCCAGCACATGCGCCGCCATGGGGTGGAGGACTTCAAGACCCCGCTCACGGCCGCGCAGTGGCAGCAGACCTTCCCCGCGCTCCTGCGCCAAGCGGGCTACCGCACGGGCTTTCTAGGCAAGTTCGCCATTGGGGCACCGCAGCCCAATAGCGCCTTGGCTCTGCCCGCCGATCAGTTCGACCTCTGGTATGGCTTCCCTCAGATGATCGCTTTTAAACAAATGGTCGAGGGCAAGCCACGCTACTTGACCACCATCATGACTGAGAAAGCGGTCGCGTTTCTGAAAGAGACAAAATCAAAGCCCGAGCAGCCGTTCTGCCTGATTGTCGCGCTGAAGGAGCCGCACGGGCCGCTGGACTACTTCGACCCAGAGTACAAAGACCCCTACACCAACGCGACTATTCCGCCGCCAAAGAACCTGAGCAGGGAGTCGTTTGAGGCCCTCCCCGAGAAGGTCAAGAGCAGCCTGGGAGCAACTCCGGAGTGGTTTGAGAAGCCCGCGACCTTCCAGGCGGCGCTGCGCAAGACCTACGCCTACACCAGCCGCGCCGATGCCGCCGTGGGGGCGATCTGCCGGGCGCTCAAAGAGCAGGGGCTGGATCAGAACACGGTCGTGATCCACCTGTCAGACAATGGCACGATGGACGGTGCCCATGGCCTCGACGGCAAGTGGCTGATGTACGAGGAGTCGATCCATGTTCCGCTCATCATCCGCGACCCGCGCCTGCCACGGTCCACCCAAGGGCGGCGCTCGCAGATGGCCCTCAATATCGACCTGGCCCCGACAATTCTCGCGATGGCGGGCGTCCCGATCCCGAAAAGTATGCAGGGCCGCGACCTCCAGCCGATCCTACGCAACGCCAAGGCCAAGGGGCGCGACGACTGGTACTACGAGCATACCTACAACACCGACCCGCCGCGCAAGCCGATCCCCAAGAGCGAGGGAGTCCGCACCGAGCGCTGGAAGTACATCCGCTACACCGAGGAGCAACCCCCGCTGGAGCAGCTCTTCGATCTGCAGACCGACCCGCAGGAGGAACACGATCTTGCAAACGTCCCCGCGCATGCAAAAACGCTCAGCACCCTCCGCGCCCGCTGCGATAGCTACCGAAAGACCCTGCGATAATGAGTCATACTCCACCAATGCGTCCCCTGATCTGGGTAACGCCGGCAGACCGCGCTCCGATCCTGGACAAGATCGCGACCCAGCCCTGGGCCAAGGCGCTCTTTACCGCCCTACAAGCCGGGGTCAAGGACGATCTCGCCCAGCACCAGAGCGACCGAGATGCCTACCTGCGCGGCTTCCCGCTGGTGCCCAGCCCCGCCGGTCCTACCGCCCACCCGACCTTTGCCTACCAGGGAGCCAACGGTGCGCGCCCCAACCAGGCCACCCGACAGAAGCTGATGCACTTTGTGCAGGTGGGAATCGACTGTGGCGTGCTGTACTTCCTGACCGAGGACAAGTCCTACGCCGCCTGCGCCGCCGATATCCTGAATGTCTTCACCGAGGCCATGGTCCAGCTCAAGCCGTCGGAGGCCGTGGGCAATGGGGGCTATCTCTATCCCAGCGATCACTTGCTTGAGGCACGCATTCTTGGGGCGCAGATTCCGCTGGTCTACGACTTTGTGGCGAGCTACCTGCAAGCTGGGGCGACGGTCTACGACCTGGCGACCCGCCAGCCGCAGCGCTTCGACTTCGAGCACGCACAGACGGTCTTCCGGCGCTATGCACGGCTCGCTCTCGACCACGGGCTGATCGACTGCAACTGGCCGGTACTGGAGATGCCCAGCCTGGCGCACAATGTCCTCGCCCTCGATGACCCCGCCGAGCGGGCGCGCCTGCTTGCCTTTGTGACCCAGGAGAGCACGCGCCACCAAGACGCGCTCAAGAAGGTTGTGGGGCAGTTTGCGACGCCGGGGACGATCTGGCCGGAGTCGTTTCAGTACTCGGGCGGGGTCTCGACACTCGCGACCTACCTCGTGGCCCTGATGGAGCGCCAGGGACAGGCGGCGGTGCTCACGGCGAGCTACGCCAACATTCCGCTCTCGCTGGCGCGGATGCAAGAGCTGCGCTTTCCCAACGGGGAGTACATTCGCTTCGGGGACGGCCCCCGCAAGAGCGGTGCCCCCTACGACTCGTTTGAGATCGCCTATGCCCTCGGGCAGCGTGTGGGGGATGCCAAGCTCCAAGCACTCTTTGGGGGACTCCTCAACCTCGGTATCGAGAGCAAGGCCTACGACCGATCCAAGCCCGATGGCCACAGTGGGAGCGCCAATCCCTACTTCGCGCCCCTCCCGCTCCTCTGGTACGCCCCGACCATCACGGGCAAGCGCGAGGCTCTAACCCCCAAGACGACCGATACCCTTCCCTTTGTAGGAGCAGTTCTCCAGCGGAGTCTCTCGCCCGATAAGAGTCCCAAAAACGCCCTGATGGCCGTGGTGAGTGGGGGCTCCCATGTGCACGGGCACGCCTCGGGGATGGCGCTGGAGCTCTACGGCAAGGGGTATGTACTTGGGGCGAACGCGGGCAAGGGCGAGTACACCACCGACGAGCACGAGAACTACCGCCGCCTCTTTGCTGCCTACAACACGGTGATCGTCAATGGTGCCAGCCAGGGCTCCGGCGGCTGGGTGGGGCTGGGAACCCAGACCGTGCAGAGTGTCGGGCTGGAGTCCGTCCCCGGAGATACCCCGCTCTCGCCCTCGTACTCCTACTCCCTGACACGCTTCAGCGACGACAAGAGCCCCGGGGCGAAGGCGACCCAGGAGCGCCTCGTCGCGCTAGTGCGAACGTCGCCGACCACCGGCTACTACGTCGATATCTTCCGCTCCCGCGCCCTCCCCGATACCCCGGAGCAGTTCCACGACTATCTCTACCACAACCTAGGGGACGGGGTGGAGCTGACGGCGGAGCAGCCGGGGCTGGTGCTCTCCGATACCCCGGAGCGGTTCCGCCCGATTCCCGGCGCTGTCTGGAAGCAGAACGGGCGCTATCTCTGGCCGGGCTGGCATGTCTTTCAAAAGACCCAGGCATCGGGGACCTTTGCGGGCAGTGTCCAGGCACACTTCCACGCCAAGACACTCCCCGGGATGCGCCTCTTCCTCCCCGGCGCGCCCGGCCGTGAGTACGCCCGTGCCCTCGCTCCGTCTACCCACGAGGCACCTGCACCCTACGACAGTGCACCCACTCCCGTGCTCGTGGTCCGCCAGCGCGGCGAGGCATGGAGCCGCCCCTTCGCCGTGGTCTACGAGCCGGTCGAGGGACCAGAGGGCAAGGGAAGTATCGTCTCCGTGACGCCCCTCACCGACGAAAAAGGGCTGGCGGGGCTGATCGTGGTGAGCCAGCTCGCGGGCAAAACACTCACCCAGCATGTCCTGGTTCGCCCGTGCCGGATTCCCGCACTCGGGCTGGAGCAGAAGGGGCTGTTTGGCATTGTCACACGGCAAGAAGGGAAATAGGGTCAAGCGATGGTCTACGATGTGGTGGTCTACGGGGACTCTTGTGGCGCGGTGACAGCGGCGGTTGCCGCCAAGCGCGACGGTCGCTCGGTGGTCTTGGTCAATCCGACGGGCTTTCTCGGCGGTATGAGCGCCAGCGGCCTGGGAGCCACCGACTTTCTGGGCAAGCGTGCCACGTTTGGCGGGATCGCCTCGGAGTTCTACGACCTGGTGGCCGCGGCCTACGGGACGAGCTATGTCCGCAGCTTCGAGCCCCATGTCGGGCGGCAGGCCTTTGAGAAGCTGATTGCCGCTGCTGGGGTCGACGTGGTCTACAACGAGAGGCTGGATCGGCGGCCGGGCAAGGGGGTGAGGAAAAAAGGGCGGCGTATCGAGGCCATCACCACCCTGAGCGGCAAGACCTACCAAGGCAGGATGTTTATCGACGCAACCTATGTCGGCGACTTAATGGCCTCGGCAGGCGTGCGCTACACCGTCGGGCGTGAGCCCGAGAGCCAGTACGGCGAGGACATGGCGGGTGTCCGGCGCGGCGACACCAAGCCCCGAGTCCACTACACCCAGGGCGATAAGGACCACTTCACCCACGATGTCGATCCCTATGTCAAGCCCGGCGAGCCGAGCAGCGGACTCCTGCCCTATATCTCCGCAATCAAGGGGCTGGCTAACGGCCAAGGCGATAGGAAAATCCAGGCCTACAACTACCGAGTCTGCCTGACCACCGATCCCAAGCTCCATATTCCCATCGAGAGGCCCGCCGGCTACCGAGCCCTAGACCATGAGCTCCTGCTGCGTAACTTCGAGGCGGGGGACAGCCGCCTGCCTGCGCTGGTCGAAAAGCTCTCGGGGAGCGGCTCTAAGGTGGACTGGAACAATATGCACGCGGTCGGCTCCGACCTCCCCGGCGCGAACTGGGACTATCCTGAGGCGAGCTACGAGCGCCGCCAAGAGATCGAGCAAGAGCACCAGACCTACATCCGGGGCCTCCTCTGGACACTCGCGAACAGCCCACGCGTCCCCGAGGCGATCCGCAAGCAAGTTGCGGCCTATGGCCTCGCCAAAGACGAGTTCCCAGACAACGGGGGCTGGCCCTACATGATCTATATCCGCGAGGCACGGCGCATGGTCACGGACTACGTGATGACGCAGCACGACTGCGAAGGCAAGCGCACGGTCCCCGATCCGGTCGGGCTGGGCTCGTTTGGTATGGACTCCCATGTCGTGCAGCACTTTGTCACCGAGCGCGGGTTTGTGGTCAGCGATGGCGTGATCTGGCATGTCCCGCCGCGCCCCTATGGCATCTCGTACCGCTCGATCATCCCACGCAAGGGCGAGTGTGAGAACCTCTTCGCCCCGATCTGTGTCTCTGCATCCCATGTGGCACACGGTTCGATCCGCATGGAACCCGTCTTCATGACCCTCTCGCAGAGCGCCGCGATTGCCGCAGGGTTCGCCATCGACAGCAAGACCAGCGTCCAAGAGGTCGCCTATCCCGCGCTCCGTGTGCGTCTGGATGCCGCCCTGCAGATCGTGGACAATGCACAGGTACCAAAAGTAAAATGAAAACGGATACAGCAGACGTCGTTGTCTACGGCTCCACTCCCGGCGGGTTCTGCGCTGCCATTGCGGCCGCGCGCGAAGGAGCGTCGGTGATCTTGCTGGAGCCGACCCAGCATGTCGGGGGACTGAGCACCGGTGGGCTAAGTCACTGCGACTCCAACCAGATGCGGCGCGAGACCCTGCTGGGGCTTTTCGAGGAGTGGCACCGGCGCGTGGTCAAAGACTACACCGACCGTGGGCTGCCCGCGCCCTACAATCCGACGCTCAAAGATGCGGCCAAATGGACATTTGAGCCGCACGTGGCGCTGCGCGTGACGATGGCGATGCTCAAGGAGGCGGGCGTCACCGTGCTGACGGGGCGCTCTCTCAAGTCGGTGAAAAAAGACGGCACGCGTATCACGTCGCTGATCACCAAGAACGGCACTTTCTCAGCCAAGGTCTTTGTGGATGGCTCCTACGAAGGCGACCTCATGGCGGCGGTGGGCGTGGACTGGACCATCGGGCGGGAGGGCCGCGCGGAGTTTGGTGAGTCCTACGCGGGCAAGCAGTACCCCAAGGCGAAG is a window encoding:
- a CDS encoding sulfatase family protein gives rise to the protein MNTKPNFVFFLTDDQPYNGLSCTGNTVLKTPHIDQLAAEGVLFEKAFVTTAICCCSRASLYTGQHMRRHGVEDFKTPLTAAQWQQTFPALLRQAGYRTGFLGKFAIGAPQPNSALALPADQFDLWYGFPQMIAFKQMVEGKPRYLTTIMTEKAVAFLKETKSKPEQPFCLIVALKEPHGPLDYFDPEYKDPYTNATIPPPKNLSRESFEALPEKVKSSLGATPEWFEKPATFQAALRKTYAYTSRADAAVGAICRALKEQGLDQNTVVIHLSDNGTMDGAHGLDGKWLMYEESIHVPLIIRDPRLPRSTQGRRSQMALNIDLAPTILAMAGVPIPKSMQGRDLQPILRNAKAKGRDDWYYEHTYNTDPPRKPIPKSEGVRTERWKYIRYTEEQPPLEQLFDLQTDPQEEHDLANVPAHAKTLSTLRARCDSYRKTLR
- a CDS encoding FAD-dependent oxidoreductase translates to MVYDVVVYGDSCGAVTAAVAAKRDGRSVVLVNPTGFLGGMSASGLGATDFLGKRATFGGIASEFYDLVAAAYGTSYVRSFEPHVGRQAFEKLIAAAGVDVVYNERLDRRPGKGVRKKGRRIEAITTLSGKTYQGRMFIDATYVGDLMASAGVRYTVGREPESQYGEDMAGVRRGDTKPRVHYTQGDKDHFTHDVDPYVKPGEPSSGLLPYISAIKGLANGQGDRKIQAYNYRVCLTTDPKLHIPIERPAGYRALDHELLLRNFEAGDSRLPALVEKLSGSGSKVDWNNMHAVGSDLPGANWDYPEASYERRQEIEQEHQTYIRGLLWTLANSPRVPEAIRKQVAAYGLAKDEFPDNGGWPYMIYIREARRMVTDYVMTQHDCEGKRTVPDPVGLGSFGMDSHVVQHFVTERGFVVSDGVIWHVPPRPYGISYRSIIPRKGECENLFAPICVSASHVAHGSIRMEPVFMTLSQSAAIAAGFAIDSKTSVQEVAYPALRVRLDAALQIVDNAQVPKVK
- a CDS encoding heparinase II/III domain-containing protein; translated protein: MRPLIWVTPADRAPILDKIATQPWAKALFTALQAGVKDDLAQHQSDRDAYLRGFPLVPSPAGPTAHPTFAYQGANGARPNQATRQKLMHFVQVGIDCGVLYFLTEDKSYAACAADILNVFTEAMVQLKPSEAVGNGGYLYPSDHLLEARILGAQIPLVYDFVASYLQAGATVYDLATRQPQRFDFEHAQTVFRRYARLALDHGLIDCNWPVLEMPSLAHNVLALDDPAERARLLAFVTQESTRHQDALKKVVGQFATPGTIWPESFQYSGGVSTLATYLVALMERQGQAAVLTASYANIPLSLARMQELRFPNGEYIRFGDGPRKSGAPYDSFEIAYALGQRVGDAKLQALFGGLLNLGIESKAYDRSKPDGHSGSANPYFAPLPLLWYAPTITGKREALTPKTTDTLPFVGAVLQRSLSPDKSPKNALMAVVSGGSHVHGHASGMALELYGKGYVLGANAGKGEYTTDEHENYRRLFAAYNTVIVNGASQGSGGWVGLGTQTVQSVGLESVPGDTPLSPSYSYSLTRFSDDKSPGAKATQERLVALVRTSPTTGYYVDIFRSRALPDTPEQFHDYLYHNLGDGVELTAEQPGLVLSDTPERFRPIPGAVWKQNGRYLWPGWHVFQKTQASGTFAGSVQAHFHAKTLPGMRLFLPGAPGREYARALAPSTHEAPAPYDSAPTPVLVVRQRGEAWSRPFAVVYEPVEGPEGKGSIVSVTPLTDEKGLAGLIVVSQLAGKTLTQHVLVRPCRIPALGLEQKGLFGIVTRQEGK
- a CDS encoding alpha-L-fucosidase encodes the protein MSTLPTKTFQPTFESLTTFQCPEWFRDAKFGIWAHWGPQAVPMFGDWYARHLYHQGHKQYEHHLKTYGHPSVFGFKDIIPLWRAERFDPERLMALYKAAGARYFVSMGVHHDNFDLWRSTHQPWNATAQGPKRDIVGEWQAAARRHGLKFGVSEHLGASFTWWQGSHGSDKTGPLAGVPYDGADPQWQGLYHLPAQPGDTTWYSTDPRWARHWLARITDLVDQYKPDLLYSDGALPFGEVGRTLLAHFYNTVPDAVYNLKDWTHNPGHGEYVEGIGVQDVERGGLAAIKPAPWQTDTSIGDWFYNTDWKANDTGTMYRSAKWVLHTLIDVVSKNGNLLLNVIQRPDGSLDPEVEALLAELAAWMEVNGQAIHETRPWRVYGEGQTQTEPGHFKEDFAFTASDIRFTQAKDGSVLYALALGWPESNTLTLKSLSGHPVEYVELLGYPGSLAFQQTDHGLQVTLPNVPPSPIACVLKLR